The following nucleotide sequence is from Deltaproteobacteria bacterium.
TGATTCCGACCACCTTGTCATGGTCGTCGAGGACCGGCAGGCCCGAGATCCGCTTGTCGAGCATGACGGCGGCGGCCTTTTCCACGGTGTCGTCGACATGGATGGTGTAGGGGTTGGCGGTCATGATGTCCTTGATCTTGATCTCGGACAAAAGATAGTAGAGTTCGTGAACATCCAGGGTCGTGGCCTTGGACGGGGAGGCGTCCTTGATGTCCCGGTCGGTGACGATGCCAAGGAGGGTTCCCTTGTCGTCGACCACGGGGAGCCGCCTGATGTCGTGTTCCTTGAGAAGTTTCGAAGCCTTCATCATGGACGTGTCCGTGGCCACGGTGATCACGTCCCTGGTCATCCAATCACGGATAAGCATTGCTTGCCTCCTGCTGTCATGCTGATCAATTCATGAATCCCATCGAATTCCGGCCATTTGGACCCAAAAAGACCGCCTTGTCAACCCGGGACTCCCGGTTGAATTCCGCCGCTGGAACGTTCGATCACCTCATTGGGTCGTCGCTGATCAATCTTCCTGCCCGGCCATGATTTCGGCCAGGGCCTGGGTGGTCCGCCGGACGATTTCCGGGTCCGTGCCCGGGCTGAAGGCCATGTAGTGATTGTTTCGGAAGAGGAAGAGGGTTTTTTGGAAGCGGTCCAGGGGCAGATTCATCCGGGCAGCGCGAAGGGCCAGGGTCGATTCCACGTCCACGATCAGATCCACCCGACCGGCTAGGAGCATGGCCAAGTTTTGCTCCTGATTGGCCACGGGACGAATGGATTCCGGAGGAAAGTTTCGGGATTGGAAATAGTCGGCGTGGACACTGTCGCGAAGGATGCCGATGAGATATTTTCGGGCGTCGTCCACAACCTGGACCAGGACGTCGTCGCGCAGGGCGTCCTTGTAGAGATGGAATTCCTCGGCCGGGACGATGGGTCCGACCCAGGAGAACAGGTCCTCCCGTTCCGGAGTCCAGAGGATGGTATAGATGAGGGTGTCGGGTTCGGTGGTGGCGATGCGGTAGGCCCGGGGCCAGGGCAGAAGCTCGATTCGTCCGCCAGTGATGCCGATGCCGGCCGCGTTGAGAACGGCCCGGACGACTTCGGTGGCCTGACCCACAACCCGGCCGTCTTTCTCGTAGTTATAGGGTTCCCAGCTCTCGGTGACCACGCGGACTTCAAGACTCGGTTCGGCCAGGGCTTGGCCAAAAAAAAAGCCCAGAGTGGTCAGGGTCCCGGCCAGGAAGGAACACAGGATTCTGCCGATCATCATTCACTTCTGCCAGAGGGGACTGGGCGGGTCAACCGCCGACATGTGACCGGTGATTGGATCGGATTCGTCGAATGAGGACGAGTCAAAGCCTGTGAAGTCGGAGGCCTTGTCCGAAGGCGGGCTATTTAGTCTTAAAGAACGGGCTGTTTCTTTTTTCATGCTCGACAGTGGTCATGGGGCCGTGGCCAGGGTAGATTCTGGTCTGACCGGGAAGGATGAAAATCCGGTTTTCAATGGATTTGAGCAGGGTTTTGCTTTCGCCGCCGGGAAAATCGGTCCGCCCGACGGATAGCATAAAAATGAGGTCGCCCACGAACACGCACCCGGACATGGGGAAGAAGTAGGACAGGCTTCCGAGGGTGTGGCCGGGTGTGTCGAGAACGATCATGGGCTGACTGAGAGCGATATGACGGCCGGGGGCGATGTCCTGGAATTCGAAATTTGCCAGTCGGCCAAGTTCTCTGGCCCCTCCCTTGTCGAAGGGCACGTCGGCCAGGTAGCCGTCGTTTTTGCTCGCGTAGACCTCGGCGCCGGTCATGGCCTGGATAGTGGCCACGCCCCCGACGTGGTCCAGATGCAAATGCGTCAGGTACATGGCCCTCAGATTCAGTTGCCTGTTCGCGATGCTCTCGGCTATGGGTGCCGGATTGGAGCCGCAATCGATGAGGATCGCCTCGGTTCCGCAACTGCACAGGTAGCAATTCGTCTTGAGCGGTCCCACCGGAATGGTTTCCACGAATAATGACTTCAATCGGTGTCTCCCCGGCCGAATGGGCCGGTTATTGGTTTGTGAACTAATCGAGGATCGTCAATGCTGTACTTTCTCGGCAACTGTCAAATGGACTTCCTCTCCCGGGCCATGGCCGGGAAGGGTCATGAATGCGAGTACCGGGTCCTGGCTTCGCCTTTCACCTACGCCAGCTCCCCAGGGTACATTCCGGCAGAGCTTGGCCCTCTGGCCCGGGATCTCGAGTCCTTTTTTCATGGGCGGAGTCTAGTCAACCAGTTCGAGATGATTTCTTCGGACGATCGGCCGCCAAGGCTCGTCGTGATGAACCTATTTCATGAGAACAGCCCGCTGTTCATGCACCAGACGGACAAGTATGTCTTTTTCGTCGATGCCAAGTCCTGGGAGCTGATTCCCTGGTTCGAGACCTGGATGAAGGATCGCTTCGGCATGATCAGGGGCAATCCGGCAACCTACATGAAACGCTATCGGGACATGCTCGAAAAATTTCTCAGTCGGTTTCCCGGGGTGGACGTCGTGGTTGTGGTCCGTTTGTCGCACCATCCAGCTTTCGGTCCGGATCCGTACTCCTACCTCGAGGGATGGGGGGAGATGGCCGGGGAGGCCTTACAAACGGCCCGGTCCTGGATGCGGGAATTGCCGGGGGTCCACGTCGTGGAACTGGACAGGCTGTTTGCCGGAATCTGGCAGAAATCTGAAAAGAGCATTGAGGCCCATTGTCCGTTTCTGAAATTCACACTTCGGGAGGACCGGGGCAGGGTCACGGGCGTCCAGGCCAGCAGGGACGTGGAGCATATTGGCTCCATGTGGCCGGTGCTGGCCGACAGGCTGGTCGAATTCATGGAGATCGGCCGCATCCGATATCGCTCCGGGGAGTCCGTTCCCGAGGAATGGAACGTGGCTTGGCGGCCCAGGCGTCTGAGCGAGGACGCAATGCTCGCCCTGCTCTCGTCCGGGGCAAACTATCATTGCGCCCGTGCGGTCGGGGCCTTTTTCCACGATCTGGACACGGACTACACCGAACTGCTGGTGCGGACGCGACGGCTGACTCCGGTCTGTCACAACACCCTGCATATGATCAGGACCTATGGCCGGGTCAAGCCCAACCCGGCGCTTGGTTTGTGGTGCCGGGCGCACAGGATGGCCGCCAAGGATTTCACGGACAACGGCCCCCTGTACCAGGAGGAGTACCTCCAGCGTCTGGACGAGATGGAGCGTTTCTCTCTCGGGGGACAGTGAGACCGGCCCTCCGGACTTCCATGTCAGGGTCTCGGGTCGACCAAGGCTTCAGTTTCGCGTCCCCGGCGGCGGTCCAGCCACTCCCGGGCCTGGGTCAGGATGTCCCATTGGACCGGGACCATGACGATGGTCAGGAAGGTCGAGGTGCATAGACCGGTGACAAAGGTCGTGGCCATGGTCCCCCAGACCACGGAGTATTCCGGGATGCCCAGGGCCATGGGCAGGAGTCCGAGAGTGGTGGTCAAGGTGGTCAGGAGAATGGGCCTCAGCCTGACCCGGACTCCTTCGAGGATGGCCTCCCGTCGGGACAGTCCGGCGGCGTAGAGCTTGTTGATGAACTCAATGAGGACCAGGGAGTCGTTGACGACCACTCCGGTGACCCCGACCACGGCGATGAAGCTGTTGATGGTGAACAGGGTCTGGGCCAGGAAGGTCCCATAGATCATGCCGATCAGGGCGAAGACCACGGCCGAGAGGATGATCAGGGGCTGGAGATAGGAACGGAACTGGACGGCCAGAATGGAATAGATGGCCAGGATGGCGATGACAAAGGCGTAGGACAGGGAGGTGTAGGAATTCCGGGTGGACTGGAACTCGCCGGAAAAATCCAGGCTGGCCCCGGGATAGCGGTCCCGGTTAGCCTGGTAGTGTTCGGTGATCTGCCGGGTCACGGCCGGGACGGACAGGGCCGAGCCATGCCGGATATTGGCCGTGATGGTGATGGACCGCTGGTTCTTGAAGCGGTTTAGGAATCCGGGTTCCAGGGCCGTTGACCCGACGGCCATATCGCCAAGGCGGACCGTGCCCCGGGGAAGCTCCCGAAGGGGCATGTCCAGGGCTTTGGCCGGGCTGTCCAGGGCGGACGGATCGATGGACAGCTTCAGGTCGATGTCCTCGTCGGACATGCGGAAGGTGCCCACATAGCGGCCGTCCAAAACGGCCCCGGCCAGGGAGGCCACCTGGGCCGTGGTCAGGCCGTACTCGGCGGCCCGGTCCCTGAGGACCGAGAAGCGGAAGACCCGGATGGGTCGGCCCTGGTCGTCGCCCAGTTCGACTAGGCCGGGACCTGTCCGGGTGTCGGTCCGGAGAAAGTCGAGAACATCGCGGCTGAGGGCCCGGACCGAGTCGTCGCTGGTGCCCACGACCCGGACGCTGATGTCCTTGCCGGCCGGGGGGCCGTCCTTTTCGGCCCGGATCTCTACCTTGAAGCCCGAGCCTTCCAGGAGAGCCTCGACCCTGCTTCGCATGGCGTCCAAATGGGCCAGGGGATCATTGATCGGATGGTCGGCGAAGATTCGGTCCCGGGTGGAGGGCAGGGTGACCTGGATCATGCCCAGGCCGTCACCGAAGATGGTCTCGTAGTCCTCGCTGAGGTAGAATCCGGCAAAGGCCGAGGCCGACATGGCCATGTTCGGGCCGTCGTCCATGATGGTCCGGCTGACATCCTTGAGGCGGTCCGAGACCTGATCGATGGTGGTGCCCACGGGCCCGTCGAGGTTGACGTAGTAGAGGGAGTAGTCGTCGGGGAAGAACTTGATCCGGATGAGAGAGGCCTGACCGGACAGGGACAGCCCGAAGATGGCTACGGCCCCGGCCAGGAGCAGAGTGACCACGACGATGCTCGTGAACCGGAAGCGGAGGGTCAGACCGAGAAGGACATTGGTAAGGCTCCGGGTCCAGGCCAGAAGAAAAAATTCCTTGGAGGTCTCTTCGGCCCTGGGGGTGCCCGGGCCGTATTCCAGAACGTGGCTGGGCAGGATGATCAGGCACTCCAGGAGCGAGGCCACAAGGGCGAAGGCCACGGCCTTGGGAATGATGGCGAAGAACTCCCCCGTGGACCCGGTCATGATCAGCATGGGCAGGAAAGCGGCCACGGTGGTCAGGGTGGCGGCCACGATGGGCAGCAGGACCTCGGCCGTGCCGTCGATGACGGCTTCCAGACGGGCCTTGCCGGTCTGGATGTGGCGGTAGATGTTCTCGACGACGATGATGGCGTCGTCCACGATGATGCCCGAGACCAGGACAAAGGCGAACAGGCTGATTTCGTTGACCGAATTGCCTGTCAGATACATGACGACCATGGTGGTCAAAAAGGCGAAGGGGATGCCCACGGTTGTCAGGGCGGCGTTGCGAAGGCCCATGAAGGCCCAGATGAGGCCGAAGACCAGGACGATGCCGACCAGGAGGTTGGATCCCAGGGTACGCATGGAGTCCTTGACCTTGACCGTGGAGTCGTTGGTCAGGACGGTCTCGATCCCCTCCCGGTCGAACCGGACCCGGAAGTCGTCCAAGACCTCCATGACCTGGTCGTAGATGGTCAGGGCGTTGCCGGAACCGGACTTGACCACGTGGAGGCTGACGCAGTCCCGGCCGTTGACCGAGGCGACGACAAAAGGGTCCCGGTAGGCCAGGCGGGCGTCCGTGGCCACGTCCGAGACCCGGACGAAGGTCCCGTCGGCGTCGGTCCGGATGACGGTGTCCATGACCTGACGCCGGGTCCGGAACTTCTCGTCCACGGCCACGGCGAACTGGCCGTTTCGGTTGAAGTCTCCGGCCGGAACGCTCAGGTTGTCGGAGCGCAGGGCCGCGGACACGTCGTCGAAGGTCAGCCCCAGCCCGGCCAAGCGGTCCGGGTCCAGCATGACGTGGAATTCACGGACGTACTCGCCCTGGAGGGTGACCTTGTTCACCCCGGGAATGGCCTCCAGGGGGATGCGAAGTTCCTCGGCGATGAGGGACAGGGCCCGGTTCTCCCGGTCTCCCAAAAGGTTGACCGTGATCACGGGCAGCCATTCATTGACGTCGATGAGTGTGAATCCCGGAGGGTCGATGGTCTCGGGAAGGTCCTTGACCGTGCCCTGGACCCGAAAACGGAGTTCGTCGTAGAGCCGGTCGTAGTCGGTGTCGTCCACGAATTTGACGATGATGCTGGATCGCTCCCGGTAGGAGGTGGACCGGACGAACTCCACGTCCTCCATGCCGTCCAGGGCCTTCTCGATCTTGCGGGTGACCAGATTCTCCACGTCCTGGGGCGAGGCCCCGGGAAAGTAGGTGGAGACCACGACCTTGCCGAAGTTGACGTTGGGGTAGCGCTCCACTGGCATGCGGAGCACGGCAAAGGCCCCGACGATCATGAGCATGACAAAGACCAGATTGACGAAGACGGTCTGGGTCAGGGTGAAGCGGAGCAGATTCTTCATTGGCTAGGGCGGGAGGTGGGTGAGACAAAGGTCTGGCCTGGCCGGACCTCGGGAGATGAAACCCGGGCCGCGCCGTCGGCCACGGACAGGAGCATGACCCGGACCGCCCGGCCCTCGGGGGTCAGCAGGTAGTGTTCCTCGTAGCGTTCCTCCAGGCCGCAGACCGGGACCAGGACCGCGCCCGAAGGGTCCGGGGCGGGCAGGTCCAGCACGGCCCGGAGACCCTCGCGGCGAAGGGGCAGGCCCTCGGAGACCACGAGATCCACATTGACCTTGCGGGTCTGGGGGTCGAAGGCCGGGGAAATCCGCAGGATGGAGGCCGGGACGCGGAGTCTGCCGTAGTCGGGGAGGGTCAGGCTCGGTCCGGGCAAGTCCTCCAGAAGGCGAATTTCCTCCGGGGCCAGGGCAAAGGGGACGATGAGGGTGCCCATGTCTCCGACCCGGGCCAGGACCGTGCCCGATGACACCCATTGGCCGGGCTCGACCCTGCGGTCCATGACCGCCCATCCGGCCGGGGCCTTGACCTGATGGCGGCGGCGCTCCTCCTCCAGAACGGCCCGGTCCACGGCGAGGGATTCCAGGGCCAGGCGGGCCTGGTCCAGTTCCTGCTCCCGGGCGTCAAAGGCCGATTGCGAGGTCTGCTCGCCCTCCAAAAGGCGGCGGTAGCGGTCGAATTCGGTCTCCAGATGGGAGACGCGGTTCTCGATGCGTTTGCGCTCGGCCTCGTTGGCCCGCAGGCGGAGATCGACAAAGGTCGGGTCCAGCCGTGCGAAGACTCCGTCACCGGGAACCGGGTCGCCGATGTCGGATAAAACCTCCAGGCATTTTTGGGAGGTTTCGGCCACGATGTCCATGGCCGTTCTGGCCCGGGTGAAGCCGACGTGGCTGGTGATGGTGACCGCCGGTCGAGCGGTAAAGGTCTCGGGGCAGTCTTGCCCCAGGGCCGGGGTTGCAAGGGCCGCAATCAGGCAGGCCAGGGCCGGGAGGCAGGCTGTTCGAAATGTCATGGCATGTGGGGTCGGAGGTTTCCGGGCCGAATGTGCGGTGGCTTCATATCCCACAATGTCGGTTCATGGCAATGCCAAAGGCGTCAATTAAATAATAGAATCGATTATCTTTTGCGGGGAGCTGGAGGAAGGAGCGAGCCGGCCGGTTTTGAGAATCGACCGAAAACAAACAGCGCGGCCTACAGGGCCTGGCCGGTTCGGGCGACGTGGTCGGCGAAGCCGAGGGTGTCGTGGCCGGAGACAAAGAGATGGGGTTCGATGCGGACGTCGAGGCGGGGGAAGAGTCGTTGCATTGTTTTCAGGTAATCGTCATCCAAATGGGTGACAAAGAGGCCGATGTCGATATCGCTGCTCTTCGGTGTTGGAATGGGCAATATATCTATGTCAAATTTTACACCGAAGACATTTTAAAAAAATCGAAAAACAGTTATGTAGAAAACAGAAATATTTCATAAATATTGCCGGGAATGCAATTGCATTCCCGGCAATATTTATATTGATTTATCTTGGATCTGTTAGAGTTCCACTGGCTGAGCCTGAATCTCCAGTTACAGTAATTGTTAGGTCAGTGGCTCCTGAAACTGCGATATCACCTGCTTCAACATCATCATAACCATCAAGAACGATATTTGCTTGGCACAAATTTGTTGCGTTACCAGCCATAGCTGTCCAAGCATCATCAACATCTCCGTTTTCAATGAGTAAATTTTCTGCATATTTCATAGATAGTACGGACTGACAGGCGGCTACTAAATTTTCATAGGATTTAATTCGTGCTTGCGTTTGAAGATCAAGAAATTTTGGCACAGCCACAGCCGCCAAGATACCGAGGATGACCAAAACGGCGATGATTTCGATGAGGGTGAAACCCTGTTGAGCCTTGCGCATAAAAAACCTCCCATACATGTTTGAAGTTGATTAGGGTTAAAAGTGGCCTTCTTTCTAGCAAGGGTCGTGCCGAATGTCCAGTGTTTGAGAAAATGAAGCTGAAACAAGGGATTGTCGGGTGCGGCCTGAAGCGGTTCGAAGCGTCGGACAACACGATGCGTCGGTTGATCGACAAAATTTGGAGGAGATGGGCGGGATAGCCGAGGCCTGTGCGTTATCGAGGATGACCGTTGGGCCGGAATGTGTAGGGGCCGTTCACGAACGGCCCCTCCGGAATGGGGATAGTCGTCAAAAAATATATCCGGCCCCGGCCTCGGGTCACGACATGGTTCCAAGGGCAGGGGCTGGGAGGCCGGTCATTGCCAGAAAGGGCGAATTGGGGCAGGTAGAGGCCACGGGCCACAAGCCGGTTTCAAGCATGGGCGAGTCAAAAATGATGCCGTCCATCGGGCCGTGCAGGCCGTTCACGGGAAAAGGGGCTTTTGCCAGCCGGAAAATTCCCGCACTATACGCAACCATACCGACAAGGAGGATGCCCGAATGTTCGTGGGTCTGAAAATGCTCCGCGGTTTCGAGACCGTCACCCCCCATACCAAGGTCCGGGACGCCGAAAAACTCTTGGACGAGAGCGGCCTGTGGATGCTCCTGGTCCTAGATGACGACGAGCTGGTGGGCTATGTCCGCAAGGAGGACATCAGCGCGGCCATGCCGTCCCTGGTCACTTCCCTGGACAAGCACGAGATCAATTATCTCCTGGCCAAATTGACCATTGCCAAGATCATGCGCCGGGACATCGTCACCGTGAACCCGGAGATGGAGATCGAGGCCGCGGCGGCCCTGATGCACGAGAAGAACCTGGCCGGGCTGGCCGTGGTCAACAATTTCGGCAAGCTCGTAGGATACATTAACCGGACGGTCATGCTCGACGTGCTGGTGGAGGAGATGGGCTACCGCCAGGGCGGGTCGAGGATCGCCTTCGAGGTGGCCGACCGGCCCGGGGTCATCCGGGAGGTCTCGGGGATCATCGCCGACATGGGCCACAGCATCATTTCCACCGGGACCTTTTTCCACAACAATTCCCGCATGGTGGTCATCCGGGTGGCCATCGAGGACCCGTCGGCCCTGGCCGCGGCCCTGCAGGAGCGGGGCTATAAGGTCGTCGGGGCCATGGACTTCATGAACGAGTGGGAACGGTGAGTCCTCTTCTCGACGTCGACAAGGTCACCCTGACCTTCGGCGGCATCGCCGCCCTGTCCGAGGTCTCCTGGAATCTGGAGGAGGGGAGCGTGACCTCCCTCATCGGACCCAACGGGGCGGGCAAGACGAGCATGCTGAACTGCATCTCGGGCCGCTACCATCCCCAGGAGGGGGGCATCCGCCTGGACGGAAAGGACCTCCTGGGTCTCAAGGCCCATGCCCGGACCAGGCTCGGCCTGTCGAGAACCTTTCAGAACATCGCCCTGTTCCGGGGCCTGTCGGTCTTGGACAATATGATGGTCGGCCGCCATTCCCGCATCAAGTACGGGCTCCTGGCGGCCCTTTGCTATCTGGGCCGGGCCAGGAAACACGAAGACGAACACCGCCGCCGGGTGGAGGACGTCATTGATTTTCTGGGCCTGTCCCCCTACCGCCACCAGCACGCCGGGCATCTTCCCTACGGAGTCCAGAAGCGGGTCGAGCTGGGCCGGGCCCTGGCGGCCGAGCCCCGGCTCATTCTCCTGGACGAGCCCATGGCCGGCATGAACCTGGAGGAGACCGAGGACATGGCCCGGTACATCCTGGACATCAACGAGGAGTGGGGGACCACGGTCCTTCTGGTGGAGCACGATATGGGCGTGGTCATGGACATTTCCGACCATGTGGTCGTGCTGGATTTCGGCCGGGTCCTGGCCACGGGCAGCCCGGAGGAAGTCCAGAAGAACCCCGACGTGGTGGCCGCCTATCTGGGCACGGAAGACGCCACCTTTTGCGGACGCTGACATGAGTGCGGCCTATGACACCACCCTGCCGGCCCTGCTGGAGCGCCGGGCCAACGAGCACCCGAATCGCCCGGCCCTGCGGGAGAAGGAGTGGGGGCTCTGGCAGACCTACACCTGGAAACAGTACCGGGACGTGACGGCCGAGTTCGCCGGGGGCCTGGAGGCCATGGGGTTCGGCCAGGGCGACATCCTGATCCTCATCGGCGACAACCGGCCCGAGTGGCTGTGGGCCGAAGTGGCGGCCCAGTCCCTGGGCGGCATGGCCCTGGGCCTGTACCAGGACGCCCCGGCCTCGGAGATCGAATACGTCTTTGCCCTGAGCGAGGCCAAGGTGGTCGTGGCCGAGGACCAGGAGCAGGTGGACAAGATTTTGACCTTGAAGCCGAATCTTCCGGCCTTGAAGCACGTGGTCTATCACGACCCCAGGGGGCTGTCCGGGTACGAGGCCCCGGGTCTGACCAGCTTCACGGCCGTGCGGGAGATGGGACGGGACCGGCGCAAGTCCTTTGCCGAGCGGGTCCAAACCCTGGACCCGGACCGGGCGGCCCTCATCGCCACGACGTCCGGAACCACGGGCCGTCCCAAGCTGGCCATGCTCTCCCACAAGAACCTTTTGTCCATGGCCCACAACCTGGGCCAGGCCGATCCCAAGCGGCCCGGTGACGATTTTGTGTCCTTCCTGCCCCTGGCCTGGATGGGCGAGCAGATGATGAGCGTGGCCTCGGCCCTGCTTTTCGGATTTTGCGTCAACTTTCCCGAGGAGCCGGACACGGTCCAGAACGACATCCGGGAGATCGGGCCGCATCTGATCTTTTCTCCGCCACGGGTCTGGGAGAACATGGCCGCGTCGGTGCGGGTCAAGATCATGGAGACCACGCCCCTCAAGCGCCTGATGTACACCTTTTTCCAGGGCATCGGGGCCCGGCACGCCCAAAAGGTCCTGGCCCGGGAACCGGTGGGGATCGGCCTCAAGCTGGCCAATGTCCTGGCCGACGTCTGCCTGTTTCGGGCCCTGCGCGACCGCCTGGGATTCTCGCGGATCCGCTCGGCCTCCACAGGCGGCGCGGCCCTGGGTCCAGACACCTTCACCTTTTTCCACGCCCTGGGCATCAATCTGAAGCAGATCTACGGCCAGACCGAGATAGCGGGCATCTCCTGCATCCACAGGGACGGGGCCGTTGATTTCGACTCCGTAGGCACGCCCATTCCCGAGACCGAGATCCGGATCTCCGACGACGGTGAGATTTTGTCCAAGAGCCCGGCCGTGTTTCTGGGCTACTACAAGAACGAGAAGGCCACGGCCGAGACGGTCAGCGACGGCTGGCTCCTGTCCGGGGATGCCGGATACTTCAAGGACAACGGCCAGCTGGTGGTCATCGACCGTTTGAAAGACGTCATGCAGTTGGCCTCGGGCCACCGGTTCTCCCCCCAGTTCATCGAGAACAAGATCAAGTTTTCGCCATATGTCCGCGAGGCCGTGGTCTTCGGGGCCGGGAGGGAGCGGGTCACGGCCATCGTCTGCATCGATATGGGCATT
It contains:
- a CDS encoding long-chain fatty acid--CoA ligase, whose protein sequence is MSAAYDTTLPALLERRANEHPNRPALREKEWGLWQTYTWKQYRDVTAEFAGGLEAMGFGQGDILILIGDNRPEWLWAEVAAQSLGGMALGLYQDAPASEIEYVFALSEAKVVVAEDQEQVDKILTLKPNLPALKHVVYHDPRGLSGYEAPGLTSFTAVREMGRDRRKSFAERVQTLDPDRAALIATTSGTTGRPKLAMLSHKNLLSMAHNLGQADPKRPGDDFVSFLPLAWMGEQMMSVASALLFGFCVNFPEEPDTVQNDIREIGPHLIFSPPRVWENMAASVRVKIMETTPLKRLMYTFFQGIGARHAQKVLAREPVGIGLKLANVLADVCLFRALRDRLGFSRIRSASTGGAALGPDTFTFFHALGINLKQIYGQTEIAGISCIHRDGAVDFDSVGTPIPETEIRISDDGEILSKSPAVFLGYYKNEKATAETVSDGWLLSGDAGYFKDNGQLVVIDRLKDVMQLASGHRFSPQFIENKIKFSPYVREAVVFGAGRERVTAIVCIDMGIVGRWAESKGMTYTTYQDLSARPEVYGLIRDELSGVNGSLEAATAVSRFALLSKELDADDGELTRTRKVRRGVVLERYGALVEGLYTGAGAVDLKTEITYQDGSKRELSATITIMDI